A DNA window from Shewanella baltica contains the following coding sequences:
- a CDS encoding trans-sulfuration enzyme family protein, producing the protein MQFKTKVLHTHYAADNSTGALTTPIYQSSTFAYGSAEDGRARFAGEQPGFIYSRMANPTVQALEYQLAQLEGADEALVVASGMAAISSIFYALASQGDEIAFIDPVYGGTAAFLIQTLTRAGITVRRYQDDDHLLAEITAETKIILFEPITNPTLKVSDYRKVKLAAEKVGAITICDNTFLTPYLFKPLEHGIDIVMHSATKYLSGHGDLIAGVVAGPKALMQPIRTIALKHIGAAIGPQEAYLLQRGLRTLALRMDAHLAGAAKVAAFLATHPSVAKVYYPGLADDQGHQVLSETINAFGGMVSIELEGGFNRAAQFLDHLNLFTQAVSLGDLESLACHPASTTHAAMDAASRLASGVNDNLIRLSIGVEDPQDLIADLEQALVF; encoded by the coding sequence ATGCAATTTAAAACTAAAGTACTTCACACTCATTATGCAGCTGATAACTCGACGGGCGCGCTTACAACACCTATCTATCAAAGTAGCACCTTCGCCTACGGTAGTGCCGAGGATGGTCGAGCCCGTTTTGCAGGTGAGCAACCGGGCTTTATCTACAGTCGCATGGCGAATCCGACAGTGCAGGCGCTTGAATATCAATTAGCACAACTGGAAGGGGCTGATGAAGCACTCGTCGTTGCGAGTGGGATGGCGGCAATCAGCAGTATTTTCTATGCCTTAGCGAGTCAGGGTGATGAAATCGCATTTATCGACCCCGTATACGGTGGCACTGCGGCATTTTTAATCCAAACATTAACCCGCGCGGGTATTACTGTGCGCCGTTATCAAGACGATGATCATTTATTGGCAGAGATTACCGCCGAAACAAAAATTATTTTATTTGAGCCCATCACCAATCCGACCTTAAAAGTCAGTGACTACCGTAAGGTTAAGCTTGCCGCTGAAAAAGTGGGCGCTATAACCATTTGTGATAATACTTTTTTAACGCCGTATTTATTCAAACCGCTGGAACATGGCATAGATATCGTGATGCACAGTGCCACTAAGTATTTAAGTGGCCATGGTGATTTAATCGCAGGTGTTGTCGCTGGACCTAAGGCATTAATGCAACCTATTCGCACTATAGCGCTTAAACATATCGGCGCTGCGATTGGGCCACAGGAAGCCTATTTATTACAGCGAGGCTTACGTACCTTAGCACTTAGAATGGATGCTCATCTTGCGGGCGCGGCTAAGGTCGCCGCTTTTCTTGCAACCCATCCGAGCGTTGCAAAAGTTTATTACCCAGGGCTAGCAGATGATCAAGGTCATCAAGTTCTGAGTGAAACCATCAACGCCTTTGGCGGTATGGTGAGTATTGAGCTCGAAGGCGGTTTTAATCGAGCGGCGCAGTTTTTAGATCATTTGAACTTGTTTACTCAAGCGGTCAGTTTAGGTGACTTAGAAAGCCTTGCCTGTCACCCAGCCAGCACCACCCATGCCGCTATGGATGCCGCGAGTCGGCTAGCTTCAGGGGTGAATGACAACCTGATTAGATTGAGCATTGGTGTGGAAGATCCTCAAGATTTGATTGCCGATCTTGAGCAAGCCTTAGTGTTTTAA
- the cysT gene encoding sulfate ABC transporter permease subunit CysT, with protein MSKVVIKSVLPGFGITLGFSVLYLSLLFLIPVAGLVLFTLQMSWADFWVAISHPQVVASYKLSFTASFISASINAIFGTLVAWVLVRYQFWGKKVVDALVDLPFALPTAVAGIALVTLYSTTGWVGQYLHLWGIKVAYSQIGVVIALTYIGLPFVVRTVQPVLADFSKELEEASASLGANRLTTIRRVILPAVLPALLTGYALAFARAVGEYGSVIFISGNLPYRTEITPLLIVSKAEQYDYNGAAAIGVVMLAAAFLLLLLINSLQWWASKRG; from the coding sequence ATGAGCAAGGTTGTCATAAAATCTGTGCTACCTGGATTTGGTATTACCTTAGGCTTCTCAGTTTTATATTTAAGTTTGCTATTTCTTATTCCTGTAGCCGGATTGGTTCTGTTTACGCTGCAAATGAGTTGGGCTGACTTTTGGGTCGCCATTAGTCATCCTCAGGTTGTAGCCTCATACAAGCTGTCATTTACGGCGTCTTTTATTAGCGCCAGCATTAATGCCATTTTTGGGACTCTCGTCGCTTGGGTGTTAGTACGTTATCAATTTTGGGGTAAAAAAGTCGTCGATGCTTTAGTCGATCTGCCTTTTGCCTTACCGACGGCTGTCGCAGGTATCGCGCTCGTAACGCTTTATTCGACTACCGGGTGGGTAGGTCAATATTTACACTTATGGGGTATTAAAGTCGCCTACAGTCAAATTGGTGTTGTGATCGCCTTAACTTACATTGGATTGCCCTTTGTCGTACGAACAGTACAACCGGTTTTGGCTGATTTTTCTAAAGAACTGGAAGAAGCATCTGCATCCCTCGGTGCTAATCGATTAACCACCATAAGAAGAGTGATCCTACCTGCGGTATTACCTGCATTATTAACGGGTTACGCCTTAGCCTTTGCACGTGCAGTGGGCGAATATGGTTCCGTCATTTTTATCTCGGGTAATTTGCCCTATCGTACCGAAATTACTCCGCTACTGATAGTGTCCAAAGCTGAGCAATATGACTATAACGGCGCTGCGGCTATCGGCGTAGTCATGCTCGCAGCAGCTTTCCTCTTATTGTTATTAATTAATAGCCTACAGTGGTGGGCGAGTAAAAGAGGTTAA
- a CDS encoding universal stress protein, which translates to MTNVIACIDGSKATLAVCDASRWAANQLDAPVTLLHVLDKSTYPTESNLSGNIGLGTREHLLNEMVELEARRSKLALEQGKYLLQDARTRLIDSAPAIEIETLQRHGDLVETLLEQECKARLVVMGRQGEQHQDQAQAIGSHLESVIRTLKQPILVVMAEFQTPKRFMIAYDGSPTAKTALNCVASSPLLRGLECHVVMVSDNQTLATAELGLVADALHGANFNVITAVCQGEVQAALASYQAEHQIDLMVMGAYGHSRIREFFVGSNTTRMISKSHVPLLLLR; encoded by the coding sequence ATGACAAATGTGATTGCCTGTATTGACGGTTCAAAAGCGACACTTGCCGTATGTGATGCTAGTCGCTGGGCTGCAAATCAACTTGATGCGCCAGTGACATTATTGCATGTATTGGATAAATCAACTTATCCAACAGAATCAAATCTGTCGGGAAATATTGGCCTAGGTACGCGAGAACACTTGCTTAATGAGATGGTAGAACTTGAGGCTCGTCGAAGTAAATTGGCGCTTGAGCAGGGCAAATATCTGTTGCAAGATGCGCGAACTCGTCTTATTGATTCCGCACCAGCAATTGAGATTGAAACCTTGCAGCGCCATGGCGACTTGGTTGAAACTTTGTTAGAGCAAGAGTGTAAAGCCAGATTGGTTGTGATGGGGCGTCAAGGTGAACAACATCAAGATCAAGCACAGGCTATTGGCAGCCACCTTGAAAGTGTCATTCGCACGCTGAAACAACCTATTTTAGTGGTGATGGCTGAATTTCAAACGCCAAAGCGATTTATGATCGCCTATGATGGCAGTCCAACGGCTAAAACCGCGCTAAATTGCGTTGCCAGTAGTCCGTTACTAAGAGGACTTGAGTGTCATGTTGTCATGGTGTCAGACAATCAAACACTGGCTACGGCTGAATTAGGATTAGTTGCAGATGCTCTTCATGGAGCAAACTTTAATGTAATTACCGCTGTTTGCCAAGGAGAGGTGCAAGCGGCACTCGCAAGCTATCAAGCTGAACATCAAATTGATCTTATGGTGATGGGGGCCTATGGGCACTCGCGGATTAGGGAGTTTTTTGTCGGGAGCAATACCACTAGGATGATCAGTAAAAGTCATGTTCCCTTGTTATTACTTCGCTAA
- the cysW gene encoding sulfate ABC transporter permease subunit CysW codes for MGQISTVNHHATTEAPWIKWSLIGIALSFLALFLVLPLAVVLYGAFEAGLKVWWQAVTDPDALASIRLTLLVLIIVVPTNAIFGVAIAWAIAKFEFRGKTILISIIDMPFAISPVVVGLIFVILFGAQGWFGPWLAAHDLKVIFAVPGIVIVIMFGTLPFIARELIPLMQQQGKDEEEASLTLGASGLKTFWYVTLPNIKWGLLYGVILCNARAMGEFGAVAVVSGRIRGETNTMPLHIEVLYNEYMFTAAFAVSSLLTGLALVTIVLKSIVEWKDERKHQIN; via the coding sequence ATGGGCCAAATATCGACTGTAAATCATCACGCTACCACTGAGGCACCTTGGATAAAGTGGAGTTTAATCGGGATCGCATTAAGCTTTCTCGCACTGTTTCTGGTTTTGCCATTAGCGGTTGTGCTCTACGGCGCCTTCGAAGCGGGTCTCAAGGTCTGGTGGCAAGCCGTGACCGACCCCGATGCGCTCGCTTCCATTCGCCTCACCTTGTTAGTGTTAATTATTGTTGTGCCCACCAATGCTATTTTTGGTGTCGCCATCGCTTGGGCCATTGCTAAATTTGAGTTTAGAGGCAAAACCATACTGATCTCGATAATCGATATGCCCTTCGCCATTTCACCCGTCGTGGTCGGGCTGATTTTTGTGATCCTCTTCGGTGCCCAAGGCTGGTTTGGGCCTTGGCTTGCTGCCCATGATTTAAAAGTGATTTTTGCCGTTCCGGGCATAGTCATTGTCATCATGTTCGGCACTTTACCCTTTATTGCCCGTGAACTCATCCCACTAATGCAGCAACAGGGCAAAGATGAAGAAGAGGCCTCACTCACCTTAGGCGCCAGTGGTTTAAAGACCTTTTGGTACGTCACACTGCCGAACATTAAGTGGGGCTTACTCTACGGCGTGATCCTGTGTAATGCCCGCGCTATGGGCGAGTTTGGGGCGGTAGCAGTGGTCTCTGGACGCATTCGCGGTGAGACCAATACTATGCCGCTACACATAGAAGTGCTTTATAACGAATACATGTTTACGGCCGCGTTTGCCGTGTCGTCCCTACTCACAGGACTAGCACTGGTCACTATTGTGCTGAAAAGCATTGTTGAGTGGAAAGATGAGCGCAAACATCAAATTAACTAA
- a CDS encoding IS3 family transposase (programmed frameshift), with the protein MTSTIKRTQRDYSLAFKLAVVDQVEKGELTYKQAQDKYGIQGCSTVLVWLRKHGKLDWSQGTPSTSMRGHLMTEPTTLTPEQKIKALEAELEDTRMKAAFFEAIVEKLRTDYGISVGKKATSETLQEKTAIGYRVTQCCRYLGISRQAYYQQCQRQKVSEQREQHVLQTVQYERLFQPRIGTRKLQYLLNKSHQIVIGRDRLFSSLRAHRLLVAPKRAYHKTTHSHHRFRCHPNLLKPSEQQVDITRSEQVWVADITYLPLQNNEAYLSLVTDAWSRKIVGYHVDDNLKTDGVLTAYKQALRQRQDKDKPLIHHSDRGIQYCSNAYQAVHTHHGVTCSMTDGYDCYQNALAERVNGILKQEFLTHKPATLQEARQMVAEAVAIYNQRRPHLALKYKTPDEVHQAF; encoded by the exons ATGACTTCAACAATTAAACGAACTCAACGTGATTATTCCCTCGCTTTTAAATTGGCCGTTGTCGACCAAGTGGAAAAAGGCGAGCTGACTTATAAGCAGGCCCAAGACAAGTACGGTATTCAAGGTTGTTCCACCGTGTTAGTTTGGCTTCGCAAACATGGAAAACTGGATTGGTCCCAAGGAACACCATCTACATCAATGCGAGGACATTTAATGACTGAGCCCACCACACTCACTCCCGAGCAAAAGATAAAAGCACTCGAAGCCGAACTTGAAGATACCCGCATGAAAGCCGCGTTCTTCGAAGCCATTGTCGAAAAACTTAGAACTGACTACGGGATTTCTGTCG GTAAAAAAGCCACGAGCGAAACGCTCCAGGAAAAAACGGCCATAGGTTATCGCGTCACCCAATGCTGTCGCTACCTCGGGATTAGCCGTCAGGCGTATTATCAGCAATGTCAGCGGCAAAAAGTATCAGAGCAGAGGGAGCAACACGTGTTGCAAACGGTGCAATATGAACGGTTATTTCAACCACGAATAGGTACACGCAAGTTGCAGTATTTACTGAATAAATCACATCAAATAGTGATTGGGCGAGACCGGTTATTTAGCAGCCTCAGAGCGCATCGTTTGTTGGTCGCACCTAAACGGGCGTACCACAAAACGACTCACAGTCATCATCGATTTAGGTGTCATCCCAACTTGCTTAAGCCCAGTGAGCAACAAGTGGACATCACTCGCTCAGAGCAAGTCTGGGTGGCTGATATTACCTATCTGCCACTGCAAAATAATGAAGCCTACTTAAGCCTGGTGACCGATGCCTGGTCACGAAAAATCGTGGGCTATCATGTTGATGATAATCTCAAAACAGATGGTGTGCTAACAGCGTACAAACAGGCACTGAGGCAGCGGCAAGACAAAGATAAACCGCTGATACACCACTCAGATCGAGGAATACAATACTGCTCAAACGCTTATCAAGCGGTTCACACACATCATGGTGTGACATGCTCAATGACAGACGGATATGACTGCTATCAAAATGCATTAGCAGAACGCGTAAATGGCATATTGAAGCAGGAGTTTTTAACACATAAGCCAGCAACGCTGCAGGAGGCGCGACAGATGGTGGCAGAAGCGGTCGCCATATATAATCAACGACGGCCACATTTGGCCTTAAAATATAAAACGCCCGATGAGGTTCATCAGGCGTTTTAG
- a CDS encoding CopG family ribbon-helix-helix protein, with translation MSVMSVRLSDEIEQKLVQLSQSTGRTKSWLANQAIQDYLDREAWQIAEIQAALREADAGDFVPENEMNAKFKGWGINAG, from the coding sequence ATGAGTGTCATGTCAGTACGCTTATCCGATGAAATAGAGCAAAAGCTGGTACAGCTATCTCAGTCAACCGGTAGAACAAAATCTTGGTTAGCCAATCAAGCGATCCAGGATTATTTAGATCGAGAAGCTTGGCAGATTGCTGAAATTCAAGCTGCGCTACGCGAAGCCGATGCCGGCGATTTCGTGCCTGAAAACGAAATGAATGCCAAGTTTAAAGGTTGGGGGATCAATGCAGGTTAG
- a CDS encoding SulP family inorganic anion transporter, whose amino-acid sequence MIQTMKKEWFSNIRGDLLAGIVVALALIPEAIAFSIIAGVDPKVGLYASFCIAVVIAFTGGRPGMISAATGAMALLMVTLVKEHGLEYLLAATLLTGVLQIAAGYLKLGSLMRFVSRSVVTGFVNALAILIFMAQLPELTNVTWHVYAMTIAGLGIIYLFPLIPVIGKSLPSPLVCIVGLTLFAVYMGLDIRTVGDMGQLPDTLPIFLWPEVPLTLETLVIIFPYSAGLAVVGLLESMMTATIVDDLTDTQSDKNRECKGQGIANIGAGLMGGMAGCAMIGQSIINIKSGGRGRLSAFAAGVFLLVMVVFLGEWLKLIPMAALVAVMIMVSIGTFSWDSIRNLKHHPMSTNLVMVATVAVVVATHNLAMGVFVGVLLASLFFANKVGRFMVVKSATTAADTGRHYQVIGQVFFASADKFSNSFDFREVVDKVTIDLSQAHFWDITAVSALDKVVIKFRREGTEVELIGLNEASATIVDKFGVHDKPEEIEKMMSGH is encoded by the coding sequence ATGATACAAACCATGAAAAAAGAGTGGTTCTCCAATATACGTGGAGATCTGTTAGCCGGTATTGTAGTAGCGCTGGCGTTAATCCCTGAGGCTATTGCCTTTTCTATTATTGCAGGTGTCGATCCTAAGGTCGGCCTGTATGCTTCATTCTGTATCGCTGTGGTTATCGCGTTTACAGGTGGTCGTCCTGGCATGATCTCTGCCGCAACGGGTGCTATGGCGCTGTTGATGGTGACCTTAGTGAAGGAACACGGCCTCGAGTATTTACTTGCGGCGACCCTATTAACCGGTGTACTGCAAATTGCTGCGGGTTACTTAAAACTCGGTAGCTTGATGCGTTTCGTCTCCCGCTCTGTGGTGACAGGCTTTGTGAATGCGCTGGCGATTCTGATCTTTATGGCCCAGTTGCCCGAGCTGACCAATGTGACTTGGCACGTATATGCGATGACGATTGCAGGTCTTGGCATTATCTACTTATTCCCACTCATCCCTGTGATTGGTAAATCCTTACCTTCGCCTCTCGTGTGTATTGTCGGATTAACGCTGTTTGCGGTTTATATGGGGTTAGATATTCGTACTGTCGGCGACATGGGACAACTGCCTGATACTTTGCCTATTTTCCTCTGGCCTGAAGTACCATTGACCCTTGAAACTCTGGTGATCATCTTCCCATACTCGGCCGGCCTTGCCGTGGTGGGTTTGCTGGAATCTATGATGACCGCCACCATAGTCGATGACTTAACCGATACCCAAAGCGATAAGAACCGCGAGTGTAAGGGCCAAGGTATTGCCAATATCGGCGCGGGGTTAATGGGCGGTATGGCAGGTTGTGCCATGATTGGTCAGTCAATCATCAACATTAAATCGGGTGGCAGAGGACGTTTATCAGCTTTCGCTGCGGGTGTTTTTTTACTTGTGATGGTGGTGTTTTTAGGTGAGTGGTTAAAGCTTATTCCTATGGCGGCACTGGTTGCCGTGATGATCATGGTGTCTATCGGTACTTTCTCTTGGGATTCCATACGTAACCTTAAGCATCACCCAATGTCGACCAATCTTGTGATGGTGGCGACCGTTGCTGTGGTGGTCGCTACTCATAACTTAGCAATGGGGGTATTTGTAGGGGTGTTACTCGCATCTCTGTTCTTTGCTAATAAAGTGGGCCGTTTTATGGTGGTTAAGAGTGCAACGACGGCTGCCGACACTGGTCGCCATTATCAGGTTATTGGGCAAGTCTTTTTTGCCTCGGCAGATAAGTTCAGTAATTCATTCGATTTTAGGGAAGTGGTTGATAAAGTGACTATCGACTTATCTCAAGCGCATTTTTGGGATATTACCGCGGTATCGGCCCTCGACAAGGTAGTGATTAAATTCCGCCGTGAGGGGACTGAGGTCGAGTTGATTGGCCTAAATGAAGCCAGTGCCACCATAGTCGATAAATTTGGGGTGCATGATAAGCCAGAAGAAATCGAAAAAATGATGTCTGGTCACTAA
- a CDS encoding transcriptional regulator, which yields MKNIYKFSHIVEKEGIQVAERLAYIDFLLQFKGSFSRSDLTAFFGLKDAAVSNLVGKYREHRSKNVFYDRKAGKNVINVECFEPLVELDSETALGMLGNGFNKNKLQDSPIVPYERIGVSPKKLDVTLVSKISRAICNNSGVICCYRSGSSSNHAPRILFPTAIFFDGMSWMFRAYHRGDIAGANEFKCFDFARLQSVEESALVADIHERLEKDADWHITTPIHLELHPTLSESNKAATRIEFGIDDDSDELIINVKAVLFYFIAKYWRIDVSTEADNTHSYTLQNHYKFLLKNRKTLEHLHCMENVFKGTK from the coding sequence TTGAAAAATATATATAAATTTAGCCACATAGTGGAGAAAGAGGGGATTCAAGTTGCAGAGAGATTGGCATACATCGACTTTCTGCTTCAATTTAAGGGGAGTTTTAGTCGTTCAGATTTAACAGCATTTTTTGGGTTAAAAGATGCCGCGGTCTCAAACCTAGTAGGTAAATATAGAGAGCATCGATCAAAAAATGTGTTTTATGATCGTAAAGCTGGGAAAAACGTTATCAACGTTGAATGCTTTGAACCCCTTGTTGAACTCGATTCCGAAACTGCACTCGGGATGCTTGGTAATGGATTTAATAAAAACAAGTTACAAGATAGTCCTATAGTCCCATACGAGAGAATAGGAGTGTCCCCAAAAAAACTTGATGTAACATTAGTAAGTAAAATTTCCAGAGCAATTTGTAATAATTCGGGTGTTATCTGTTGTTATCGTTCTGGCTCTAGCTCGAACCATGCGCCTAGAATTCTTTTTCCAACAGCTATTTTTTTTGATGGAATGTCCTGGATGTTTCGGGCTTACCATCGTGGCGATATCGCTGGCGCTAATGAATTTAAGTGTTTTGACTTTGCTCGCCTACAGTCTGTCGAGGAGTCTGCTTTAGTTGCTGATATACATGAAAGATTGGAAAAAGATGCTGATTGGCATATTACCACTCCTATTCATTTAGAATTGCATCCGACACTCAGTGAATCAAATAAAGCAGCTACTCGAATTGAATTTGGCATAGATGATGACAGTGATGAATTGATCATAAATGTAAAAGCAGTTCTGTTTTATTTCATTGCGAAATATTGGAGGATTGATGTTAGCACTGAAGCAGACAATACTCATTCATACACTCTTCAAAACCATTATAAGTTTCTGTTAAAGAACAGAAAAACTCTAGAACACTTACATTGTATGGAGAATGTGTTTAAAGGTACCAAATAG
- a CDS encoding sulfate/molybdate ABC transporter ATP-binding protein: MSIHIQQVNKRFSDFIAVDSVNLEIKTGELTALLGPSGSGKTTLLRIIAGLEQADSGIVRFNGEDITTQHVSERGVGFVFQHYALFKHMTVFENVAYGLTVRPRKTRPSKADIADKVHSLLKLVQLDWTANRYPSQLSGGQRQRIALARALAVEPKVLLLDEPFGALDAKVRAELRRWLRRLHDEINVTTVFVTHDQEEALEVADKIVVMNQGRIEQQGTPEEVYDNPSNPFVYEFLGNVNLFHARVKQGHSTIGNIHISSPEHTISEEQQGLAYVRPHEIEVLTQPTENALKVSLDLVTIVGPAVRLEVLTELDNQLIHVELSKVQFKQLGINKGDSAWIQPRYTKVFLGEGI, encoded by the coding sequence ATGAGCATACACATTCAGCAAGTTAATAAGCGTTTTAGTGATTTTATCGCTGTAGACTCAGTCAATTTAGAGATCAAAACCGGAGAGCTGACGGCCCTTTTAGGCCCATCGGGCTCTGGCAAAACGACCTTACTCAGGATTATTGCAGGACTCGAACAGGCCGACAGTGGCATAGTCAGATTTAATGGCGAAGACATCACCACTCAGCATGTGAGTGAACGCGGTGTCGGTTTTGTATTCCAACATTACGCCCTATTTAAACATATGACTGTATTCGAAAATGTCGCCTATGGACTCACAGTCAGACCACGAAAGACACGCCCGAGTAAGGCAGACATTGCCGATAAGGTGCATTCATTACTCAAACTCGTCCAATTAGATTGGACCGCCAATCGCTACCCATCGCAACTCTCTGGCGGACAAAGACAACGTATCGCTCTCGCCCGCGCACTTGCGGTCGAACCTAAGGTATTGCTGTTAGACGAACCCTTTGGCGCACTCGATGCTAAAGTCCGCGCAGAATTACGCCGCTGGTTAAGACGCTTACACGATGAGATTAATGTCACTACCGTATTTGTGACCCATGATCAGGAAGAAGCACTCGAAGTTGCAGACAAAATCGTGGTGATGAATCAAGGTCGTATCGAGCAGCAAGGTACGCCAGAAGAAGTCTATGACAATCCAAGCAATCCTTTTGTGTACGAGTTTCTTGGCAATGTGAACCTATTTCATGCCCGGGTAAAACAAGGGCATAGCACTATAGGCAATATCCACATTTCCTCACCAGAGCACACTATTAGCGAAGAGCAACAAGGCTTAGCCTATGTGCGCCCACACGAAATCGAGGTACTGACACAGCCAACTGAAAATGCCCTTAAAGTCAGTTTAGACTTAGTGACCATCGTTGGCCCAGCAGTGAGATTAGAAGTCCTAACTGAGCTAGATAACCAACTGATCCATGTTGAATTATCTAAAGTGCAATTTAAACAGCTTGGCATAAACAAAGGTGATAGCGCTTGGATCCAGCCGCGCTATACCAAAGTCTTTTTAGGGGAAGGTATTTAA
- a CDS encoding isopenicillin N synthase family dioxygenase: protein MEQLPILNLSDWHAGGQSRHAFITKLADAARRIGFFYLTGHGIELARQQQVLQLAADFFALPVEDKLAVKMANTPHFRGYTRLQGELTLGKPDLREQFDIMQEEVANPQQSDVPIWWQLQGPNQWPSQLPQMKSTLLAWQQDLADISVTLLKAFAVALEQPESAFDATIEAGPYQHMKLIRYPSADGQTSGQGVGAHKDPGYLTLVLQDKQSGLEVQTDNGWLSIPPLEDAFVVNIGELLELASNGYLKATNHRVTSPPAGVERYSCAFFMAAQLNATVPLLPLPKHLANQAQGPASDPLNPLFHQVGQNVLKGRLRSHPDVAQAHYASFAHAI, encoded by the coding sequence ATGGAACAATTACCGATATTGAATTTAAGCGATTGGCATGCGGGTGGGCAAAGTCGTCACGCCTTCATTACTAAACTTGCCGATGCAGCTAGAAGGATAGGTTTTTTCTATTTAACTGGCCATGGCATTGAGCTTGCTAGACAGCAGCAAGTACTTCAGTTAGCGGCTGATTTCTTTGCGCTGCCCGTCGAAGATAAACTTGCGGTGAAAATGGCTAATACACCGCATTTTCGTGGTTATACCCGTTTGCAAGGTGAATTAACCTTAGGGAAACCGGATTTGCGGGAACAGTTTGATATCATGCAAGAAGAAGTGGCTAACCCTCAGCAGTCAGATGTGCCTATATGGTGGCAGCTACAGGGACCTAATCAATGGCCGTCACAATTACCACAGATGAAATCGACTTTATTGGCATGGCAACAGGATTTAGCGGATATCAGTGTCACTCTTTTGAAAGCTTTTGCTGTTGCGCTAGAGCAACCTGAAAGCGCCTTTGATGCCACGATTGAAGCGGGTCCTTATCAGCATATGAAGCTTATTCGCTATCCCAGCGCGGATGGACAGACTTCAGGCCAAGGCGTAGGGGCACATAAAGATCCTGGCTATTTGACCTTAGTGCTGCAAGATAAGCAATCCGGTTTAGAGGTTCAGACTGACAACGGTTGGTTAAGCATACCGCCATTAGAAGATGCCTTTGTGGTGAATATAGGTGAATTACTTGAGTTGGCTTCTAATGGGTATTTAAAGGCAACCAACCATAGGGTGACGAGCCCGCCTGCTGGGGTCGAGCGCTACTCGTGCGCCTTTTTTATGGCGGCGCAGTTGAATGCGACAGTCCCTTTGTTACCTTTGCCAAAGCATCTGGCGAACCAAGCTCAAGGACCGGCAAGCGATCCATTAAATCCACTCTTCCACCAAGTGGGCCAGAACGTATTAAAAGGACGTTTACGCTCTCATCCCGACGTTGCTCAAGCGCATTACGCCTCATTCGCTCATGCCATTTAA
- a CDS encoding recombinase family protein yields the protein MFIRAYLRASTDEQDANRARNELVQFSESKNVRIASFYTETQSGAKIERPELGRLIMDSHPGDVLLIEKVDRLSRLPFEQWKVLKSKLVNANIHIVVVDQPMTHGILSGTEEHTMIAKVLTEFMIDLAAAMARDDYETRRKRQAQGIEKAKTLGKYLGRQPNHGLRQNIRLLLDEGKSWSQVQSLLKCSRSTIAKAAKLNELKTDESIL from the coding sequence AGATGCCAATCGAGCCAGAAATGAGTTGGTTCAGTTTTCAGAAAGTAAAAATGTTCGCATAGCCAGTTTTTATACTGAGACGCAATCAGGGGCGAAAATTGAACGGCCTGAGCTTGGGCGCTTAATCATGGACTCTCACCCTGGCGATGTTTTACTCATAGAAAAAGTCGATAGATTGTCTCGCCTCCCCTTCGAGCAATGGAAGGTCCTAAAAAGTAAATTGGTAAACGCCAATATTCATATTGTGGTCGTTGACCAGCCAATGACACATGGGATCTTAAGTGGCACAGAAGAACATACCATGATCGCAAAGGTACTGACTGAGTTCATGATTGATTTAGCCGCGGCCATGGCCAGAGATGATTACGAGACAAGAAGAAAGCGACAAGCACAAGGCATCGAAAAGGCCAAAACCTTAGGCAAATACCTTGGGCGTCAGCCTAACCATGGATTGAGGCAAAATATTCGGTTACTACTCGATGAAGGGAAAAGCTGGTCACAAGTGCAGAGTCTGCTTAAATGCAGTCGTTCTACCATTGCCAAGGCAGCTAAATTGAATGAGCTAAAAACCGATGAATCAATTCTCTAA
- a CDS encoding type II toxin-antitoxin system RelE/ParE family toxin, producing MQVRWLRKAAQNLEDAYDYLAKDNPKVAQAFVQDVYRLVNLLTTQPAMGRAGRVAGTRELVVQDYPFIIPYRVHQDEIHILRVFHTKLRLPSHW from the coding sequence ATGCAGGTTAGGTGGCTGCGCAAAGCCGCGCAAAATCTTGAAGATGCCTATGATTACCTTGCCAAAGACAACCCCAAGGTCGCCCAAGCATTTGTGCAAGACGTTTATCGATTAGTAAACTTATTGACGACTCAGCCCGCTATGGGCCGTGCAGGGCGCGTGGCCGGTACTCGGGAACTAGTGGTGCAGGATTACCCGTTTATCATCCCGTACAGGGTACACCAAGATGAGATCCATATCCTTCGCGTGTTCCACACAAAATTGCGCTTACCTAGTCACTGGTGA